GTATGCGACAGAATCGGTAAACAATTGAATCTGGCCCCCCTCACGAATGAATTATTGGACCGTTGACATTTCTTtgtgtgatgagtgtgtgtgtgtgtgtgtgtgtgtgtgtgtgtgtgtgtgtgtgtttgagtgtttgagtgtttgagtgtttgagtgtttgagtgGAGGGCGAGTGTGTGGTGGTTGGACTTTTGTTTGGTTGTAAATGGTAGGATCATGGTGGGGTAACTGAccttgttgtgtgtgtgtgtgtgtgtgtgtgtgtgtgtgtgtgtgtgtctgagcactAATGCACTGACTGACCCCTCTGCTGGTTTGTGTCTGTCCTCCACAGAGACGGGCGAGCCCATTATGATGCAGCCCTCCTCAGCCACAGAGACCACCCAGCTGACGGCCGACAGCCACACCAGCTACCGGACCGACACGGGCTTCAACTAGACCCCTTCTTCCTGCTCCCCTCACTTTCCAAAACCCGCAAAGAGCAAGAGAGCggaggaattaaaaaaaacaaagcggTCATTTCAAcactggagaaggagagggccgagcgagtgagcgaggagagagagagatagagagatgaCGGTGGGGAAACAAGCTGAACTTTCATAGACATCTCCTTCTGCCATGAAAGCAACAGACATCAGCATTTGTttaggaaaaggaaaacaagattTTGTTTCTTTGGCCTTTTACCTCCACTGCTCCTGAGATACCCTTCCCGCAAACCACTTCCATGTTTCCATCATGTGTCGTCTTGTAGCATGTAGTGTTTTCAACAGTTTAgggatatgttttttttttccatatttatgCATCATAGTTGTGAGTATACCTATGTATGTTCATATGTACAAAATACATGCCCACATATCTATCtctcacgtgtgtgtgtgtgtatgtgtatgtgtgtgtgtgtgtgtgtgtgtgtgtgtgtctgcatgatgtgtatacacacaaacactcacacaagtgtgttttgtttgggcCACCCCGTTGGTCTCATTTTTTACTCGGCAATGCATTGGTTAAGTTGGTTAAGAGAATTCCTCCTGCTGCATGTGCACAGTGATCATGCTTTGATTCCCAACAACACTCCACTAAAGTTTTGTTCTGCCATATGAGCACCACTCTGCCCCCTTCCATTCCCATAAGAAACATGGTGATGTGAGCCCACGGCATCCTCACCCCTCCGCATGCATCCACTTCATTGCCTGGCCTCCAAATGAGCTCAGCACCATAATAAAATGCTAAGAAACAAGAAAATCCTTCAGTAACTAAAATCGGCAAATCCCTGCATCCGTTAAATCAGAACCACAATACGtatctctttttttgcatttgatttttgttcttttctttattgattCCCCACAAAGAATATATTCTTTCAAGATGCACATGTCCAAATAGTGTGTGCAGTTTTATAGAGGTTGCTCAGAAGGTCATAAGCTTCTGAAGGATCTGTTTTGAATGACTTTCCTCTGATTTAGGCATCTGTTTCCTGCAGGTTATACTGGGAATAATAATACATCTTTATTGTTGTTGCCAAATTGTTGTTGAGAAGCCCAAGTTCACCGAGAGTATAGTagtaaatcattattttttgtttgcctctTTTCAGAATTTTCAGTAAACATCTACTCTcaagacattttcttttacagtaGTCCAATCAATCTACCTGAATTCAGTGATAAAAAGTGTTTatggtagaaaaaaaagactaaaaacagctttgtggaCCTGCGTaccaaattcatttcaaagttCAATTATTAATCGCCATCTAGGgagagtgtgtatatgtttatagCTGCCTAAGTCCAGTTAAAAGCATTCCCCTATTTTGATTTTGAACTGACTCAGGGCAGCGCAGTAGTACCTAAATCAGTGATAATCTTGACACTGATTTTCTTGAAGGTGGTGTCACCATGTGTCAGAATAATTTCTGTGCTGTAAGTTCCCTGGCTGACCTGGATCTTCTCCAGTACAGTACATCGTCTTTATGATGAGGTCAGCAGAGGGATTCTAATTTCAATATGCGAGGCAGCTAGGGTTTCCTGTTCTATAAATCCTGTCTGGGGAACGGCTGAGCGTGAGCATGGGGGTTGAATGTCCATACAGCAGATAATCCTACATGGCACTATCTCCTGCATGCAAAGCTGGTTGAGATCAGCTTCAGATTCCCATAGTTCTACCAATGCAATAAAAAGAACTGCAATTTGATTATATTTCTGTCTTCAGAAGTTCATAAAACAATCTTTTTGCCAATGTGACAGTGTCCCTCTTACATTTTTAGCAATAGTGCCATAGCGAGAGACTGAATCTTTAGCAGATTTTTGTTGTTCATAGTATTAAGTATGCGTGCAAAATATACCATTTGCAGTAGAAAGTCAGGCACCCTAACGGCAGAAAGTGCATGAGGAGTTAGGATTTAAAAAGCAAGCTGTGTGATATGAAAGCCGTAAGCTTCAGTTGCTGTGGGTGGCATGGAGGCAGCGTTTGTTTAGCAGGTAACTTACATTAAACCCAAAAGGCAGCTTCATGACATTTTAGTGTGCGTCTACTGTAGATGTGCCCAGGAAACAGACAGGGAATGGACTCAAATCAAAACCTTGACCCACTCTGGAATCAGATAGGACAGTACTCTGGGGTGTGGGTCAGGGGGCTGGACCAAAAAATTTGGAGGAGTTGAATCAAAGGTGCTGTTGTATCCTTAAATGAGGTGCTGAACCAAGCCTCACATAATCCAGCTCCTTAATTGGTAGTAGGTGAAACATAAACCATGCTTGTAACCCTGAATAGCATCTACTCAGCAATTAATGTTATGATATAATCCACAATCCATTGCATAATAAGTCCACAGttttagttttgcattttgcCCCCTAAAATATAACATTGAAAAAAGGAAGTCACTCATAGTACAGTGTTCGTTATTCCTAGTTAGGGTCAGTTTCCATTTTATTCCAGCTGTGGTTGGAGTGAATCACTGCATAGTTTCTAATCTTAGAATCAAGTACTGTAACTCCATCATTCCCATGACTGTGTCTCCCCTGCAAAACATTGGTTAATGGTGAAGCAGATGctgaactgtgtgtgaatgtgtttttgtgccaGTATTTACTTAATTTGCATCTGTGATTGATCTGAGCCATTTTCCCTGTGCTTTCCCCCCTGTGGGACTGGCCTGTGGCACCCTTGCTGCTGGTACATATACCCGTTGAGTGTGTCAACTGCAGATGTGGCGATAGGGAGGGAGATGGCAGGGAATGTGACTGGTGTTCTCTCCAGAGATGCCAAGTCAATAGGTCCTCCCCTTAAGACAATGAAAACCCATAAGGATGATGGGACGGGTTTTCTGAAACATCATTAGGTTTGGGTTAATAGTTAACACCGCTGTTTTGTGGCAGATGGATCCATTTCTGATTCCACCAACATCATTTTAAGTTTGAGTCTGGATGAACTCATTTCAGGCTCAGAACTTTCAGCTGGTGATGGATTGAACTGGTTTGTCATGGAAATGTCTGATCTGCCAACTCTAATGACACagtttaataacaataaaactaGCTCCTTTACAGCAACAAATCTGTTATCTTTAACCCaagccccacccaccctccTCTGTGGCTTTAAAAGCATTCTTGGATAATGGGGGAAATGTTATACAGAGCAATAagtattttggttttatttgtaaCTTTTTGTCTTACTTGCCATGTCTTTTAGGACTACATTAGTAGTGTGTGACCATAATCATCCTTTATAGTTTATGTTGATATAAGTGTCTTGAAATACAGAGTCAACAGGCCCATATTTATACAAATGAGGATTAGTCTTATAGCCAAGTCAAAATAATCTAGAACCATTGTTTTGCActgcttttttgtaatgttaatttattgttgtcattattattggcattcatTGTACAGCTGCAGGCTCAGTGTCAGCTGTCCGTGTAAAAGGACATGCCCTTCGAAGATCATGTGCTTTGAACTAAGCTTGGCCATAAAGCCCTCATTGCAAGTGAATCTGAGTGGTGTGTGGCCAGACTGCAGCACTGAACGCTGTTGTTGCTTAGGcttgtttcttttgatttcCTCCACTGCCTGTCTTTATCAGTGTTAGTAAGGAAGGTCAGACCAGTTCTTTACTTGTGCTAACATGCACCTTCTTTCCTTGCGCCTCTCAGTTTTGTCTCCCAACACGCCTCCTCAGAGatgtctttcttttccattgtgTGTAGTTAAAGCTTAACAATATGACTTGGATAAAATAGGGCTTTAAGAACAGCTGGACGGTTATGTTCAACCAGAATGACAAGTATTTAATCACCTTTTTCTTTGAGTGAAATAGAGATGGTATCACAGCTCTGCATTACGTTGTGAAATGCAAGTCCTCTCGTGATAGAGCATAGAACAGCTGACGAAATTCAGGGCTTGCTTCCACACGTAAGGCGTTGACAGGACATGTACCATATCATGTTGGATCACTCTAGAACGTAAGACGAGTATATCAGTCCATCATTTATGTTCTTCAACAACGTGATCTTCTAAATTGTTTTCCATGGAGTAATACTCGTAAGGCACTTCATGTGTAGTACCATtgctggcatgtgtgtgtgtctgtgaagtgtgtatgtgttgggggggagcTCATAGTACTGTCAAGTCTTTCTTGTACTGTGagctgaaaaataatttctcttAGGCTGTGTTTCCAATGCTTAGTTTCCATTTTCAATGCTGTGTTTCCAATGCTTACAAAATTATTACTGTTTGAGGCTCAAAGTGGGAATTGTGTTGATGTCTCATGCATTTtgattccatttttatttgctttaaaatcTATCGTTTAAGCAGTAAAAGACATGGAGATTGGAAAGTCCAgtctgtcattaaaaaaataatagcagTATTAAATTGAAATAGTTCTATGTTCTCTTTAGTCATACATCATTGCCATTGCTCATGTGTTCCTTTTATTAACTGCagatctctctgtgctgtttattaAATGAGGAGACTTCATGTTTTAGTCATGAAGGAACACATACAGATAGTATGTACACTCAATAGAATGCAATtcatatacagtaaaacatttaattttcattttcccttcaaatcaaaaatcaaatgccGCTATTCTTCCTGTCTCCagcaaactttaaaaaaaggttCCCTGTGCAAGAGagtaattgaaattaaaatgcagtcaACAATATCTGTTATGCAGTTTCCTGCTTTGTTTAGTAAGTACTTTAAACCAAATcaaattgtcatttttacaattaattttGAGCATACAGCCACCCTCCATTTCCTTTCcattcctttttctttccttgatCTGATTGGTTATGTTATTTATCTGTGGTCATTTAAAGTGGAATACATGTCCCAAAACCTCAGTACTTGCTGTGGCTTCTTCTTTGAGATgttgaaaaatgcaatgtttgagTGAATGCGAAATGTATTCGAAAATTGTATTGGATTACTGATCAAGAAATGTTCTTTTAGAatctttaaataaacaaacaaaaatatatatagtgcAAATATAGTGATACGGTAATatgatgcattattttatttatttttgttatgtttttaataaatgaaagtaGTTTAAATGGTATGTAAGTAGAAGTTGCCATTAAACAATCTGTACCACAGAACTTAATGGTTAAGGTCTCTTGGACATACAGTACACGTAAAAATGAGTATAGTATTAGTTTTATGTTTTAGCATGGTTATTTACTGTGtctgaagtaaaataaacatgagtAATTTATCTGATTTGctgttgtaaaataaatgtttctgaagCTTACAAACCCTTTGCCAGTGCATTTTTGTAAAACTCCTTGTTGGGTTTATTTTTCTATGTGGAatgaattttcagtttattattgATAAGCATTTGCTGTGAAGCACGAGCATCACTGCATGATGGGGTTTTGCcatttaatattattcattattttgtgagTTATACATACTAGAAATGGTAGTGTTGCTAGAATTAGCAGGTTTTTTGCTATCTCTCATCTGTTGCATTTATTGGAGGTAGGACTTGACTATTCAATTCACACAGTCAACAGGAAGTGATTGTCACCTTTGCCCCCACTCTGTGCttggtcagtgtgtgtctctTGCCTTTGGTGTGAACGGTCATCCAGCTGGACCGGGGGGCTCACGTGGTCACCCTCCCTGAAGGCATGAATGATAACGAGGGCAAGTAACCCGAGAAAGAGCACTGGCATTCCTCCCGCCTCTTAATATGGCATAAACGGGGCAGCCCCTGGGAGCATGCCGGTAACGGGACACCACCCGAGCCTCCAGCGGCAAGCTCGACCCGGGTCGGTAGGTAGGCGTGCCCGATGAGCGGGCCCCGGCGCTGCACCTGAGCCGACTCGCATTCCTGGCTCCTGACCCTGTTCCAGAGCTGCTCTCTCAGAACCTTTCGCAGACAGAAGCACACGCTccctcgcacacacacacgccacacacacatacacacacatacatacagcagcGCACTGCCGTCTGCCGTCCCCTCCACTGCGTGGACATGTCTCTGCCCCTGGAGCTGGGCTCTTTCCATCGGGACCAGGCACTGGGAACGCTGGAGCGCCAGCTCATCTGCCCCATCTGTCTGGAGGTGTTCACAAAACCTGTTGTGATCCTGCCCTGCCAGCACAACCTCTGCCGCAAGTGCGCCAATGACCTGTTCCAGGTGAGGTCCAGCCACTCGCCTGTGgcttctttctgtgtgtgttggtctcAAGAGAggtacattttaatattcagcaCTATTAAAATGAATCTCTGCACGGTGAATACAGATTCTGTTTTATCTGATGGgtgttttgtgtgcatattaTTTGAACTGGGATCATGTAATTTGATCATGGTAGTCCTGGTTCTTCAAAATCCATGCCAGTCATGCTATCAATACTGCAGATGTAGGTTAACTACATTCAAAGCTATTTTAACTCCTTGAATCACTGAATTATAGATAACATGACCCCCTTCAAAAGAACATCAGAAaactactgtatgtatgtgtctttcTTGTGGGAACTACAGTCTTCTGTGTTTGCCccataaaatgaaagaaaatttcCATGATGTTCACTCCTGTTGGTGCATGGCTGTGGATCTCAGCGATTAGACATGGACTTCAGAGAAAGGACCCCTTTAACCCCCTTTGAACAGCCAGCGtccactcacagacacacagatccCAAACAGGTGTACGGATTACAACAGCTAAACTGGGATACAGTCCAGGCACATGTACTTGGCAAATAATTTAGTGCAACATATTGTTGATAAGAGGCTTTTGTCTTCACCTTGCGCACATAGTTTAGTAGTTTATCTGATGAAACAGACAAGGCTGAGCATAATTATAAAGTCACATATAGAAGGTAAGCTTGACAGTAATTGTCACAACAGTGCAGGCTTTTGCTtatttgctgattttttttttttttttttttgcaccagcAACTTTCCATTGCGGTCATTGGCTCCAGTAGCACAATACCATCCCTCCTCCCATGCAATGATCTGGCCATGTTGCCAGGGCACCCACCAgttccacagcacagtgcattagGGAGTCAAACATCTTTATCTGcttgtccctctgtccctcttaACCTCCTTCCCCCGGTTCCTTCTCTGAAAAATTGTCCTGTGTCTGTACTCTTGCGTGAATACTAGCAGCCCGCATTGACAGGGGATGGAAAGTGAGGTCTTCACTGAGTGAAACCCAGAAAATAGCAGCATGGGATGAAGAACTGAGATGTCTTACGTGTGGAATAAGGGTGCTGCAGCCAAGCAGAATTCATTATGAATTTATATTGCTGAGTCATTGTTTACATCTGCCTCTGAATAACAATTGTCGCTGCCAACATTGTCCTGTCTGGGTTGAAGGTGTTGTCgtccctgcctgcttttgtgaGTCAGTGCAGTGACGATCCAGGCCCCTGTCCGCTCACAGCAGCTGAACTCTATTTCAGCACAAACTATTTCAggcccctctctccttctcttgctcTATCCTATCTCTcctgagagagcgagagaagggCAACTGTGGTTATCCTGTCAGTGTCCATCTGTAAGCTATACCACTGAGGCCCACACTTGTTTACGGAAACCTACCcgttttttctgtatttataaaCACCATCTGGGAGAGAGGGCCTCTGCTCAGCAGGGGATGGCAAGTTGTGTGAAGTTAAAGGTATGGCACATGAGGTGTGGCGCAATTAGTAAGTGGAACAACTGGAATGGAAGGAAAACACCACtgcattttgtcattcagcagaagtCCAATTAATTCAGTTACACTACCGACAAACACAAGGTGAGAGGGCCTGAGACTGTTTCTCTTTCGCTGCCCAGTTCACCAGTTTGGGAGAGAGAACTGCATGGCGAGTGAGAGGTGTAGCCGTCTTTGTTCCAGGCGCGGGGCACCATGGTGGGCGCTGGAGGACGCTTCCGGTGCCCCTCCTGCCGGCATGAGGTGGTGCTGGACCGTCATGGAGTCTACGGGCTGCAGCGTAACCTGCTAGTGGAGAATATCATTGACATCTACAAGCAAGAGTCTGCCAGGTTGGCTTGCGCACACCTGAATCATTCATACCATGTCTGTGAACAGTCTTCAACCTCCATTTGAAGGCTGTTTACTGTTTACCAGTGAGGGTGCAACTCACCATGCCTATAAGTGAATGTAGAATCAAACATAAGCATGTAGACATAACAGGAGGAGATTTATAAATACACCTTAAACTACAGACCTCAATTACTCAAACAATTAAGAGGTTGTATGGGCACACAAATGACCAATAATGTGGACCACTTGTCCTACCCAGGAAATGAGTGAAATGAAAGCCAGCCAATGAATTGGTTTTATTACCCTTCTTCCTACAATACTTTCTGGCTTAAGCTCAGGGCCGCCACCCAAGCCCAAAGGCCAACCAACCTGTGAGGAGCATGAGGATGAGAAGGTCAACATCTACTGCGTAAGCTGCCAGGTACCCACCTGCTCCCTATGCAAAGTTTTCGGAGCACACAAGTCCTGTCAGGTGGCACCTCTGCATGACATATACCAGCAGCAGAAGGTGAGTGGCTCTGGGTACTTTTTGCCACCGGCAATTTATGCATGAGTCCTTTAAGCAGCCCCAAAGGTCAGTGGCTTGGGGGCAGGCTCTTTGTACGCCAGGAGGGTACTATAAGCAATAAGATGCATGATGGTGACATTGCACTATCCAAGCAGACTGATGTGCTGCAATGAATTTTAGAGCCATGTGGGGGAAGAATGACATTCGATTAAAAAACAGGCATCAAATTGCATATGTGTTCACCAGAGGGATGAAAATTTAAAGCTAAAGATGTAACAAGGGCTGCATTTTGAGCAAGAGGGTGACCTAGTTTTTGTGCATTATCTGTCTTTATTATCCCCAGTTGGCATTTCTCTGGGTACTGTGTATTCCCCTAAGGCATTTATTCAGAAAACCAGGAGAATGGAACGCATCCTTAACTGCCAAGGTCTTTTTTCAACAGGCTGAACTCAGTGATGGGATTAGTTCTTTGGTTGCTGCCAATGACCACGTCCAAGCTTTTATCAGTCAGCTGGAGGACACCTGTAAGAACATTGAGGTGTGTAAACAGAAAAACGAAGCTTATTCCTCTAAGtgtttatcattaaaaaaaaaacagtgcgcAGGGTCAcgtctgtctgtttgtcattTTCCTTTATCTGAGACAAGGCATTTCAGAGAGCACCACTCCTTATATTACTTGGCCTTGGTTTAATTACTTGTGTTTACTTGCCCTTTTTTAGTGGCTCCCAAGAATGCCCAGAGAAAAAATTTATaccaaatatatattcatatagaCCCACAGGGTTTTAGTCATTTCCagaacagataaacagaaagGGGTTGAAAAAATTGCCATGAAATACAGCagtctggtgatgtcacagaaaaaacagaagtacTACGAGGTCAGATCACCATACCCTTGTGCAGTAATCCTGTTAAAAAAGGGGTGAAAAGCCTCAAGTTCCAGCACTGTTCTTCTTTAACATCAGACTGCACCATTACTCCCCAAAGGACAACTGTAAGAGCCAGAAGCAGATTCTGTGCGAGAAATTTGATCGCATGTACAACATCCTGGAGGAGCGCAGGAAGATCATGCTGCAGCGCATCACCTACGAGCAGGAGGAGAAGACGGGTCACGCCCGGTCCCTGGTGCGAGCCTACGGGGAGCACGTGGAGAACAACTCCAAACTGGTGGAGACGGCCCTGCGCACCATGGAGGAGCCTGAAATGGCTTCCTTCTTACAGGTACCCAAGAAAGAGGCTCTCCCCCCCAGTCTACCTCTGGGCCTTTTTGCTCTCAAACCTTGTTGTTCATTAATCACACATTAATTGTCAAGAGTGGTCACCACATTGTTTTTAATCGAGCAAAATTTTAGTgtatcaattattttaaattaatctaGATTTATAAAGAGAAACACTTAATTTACTAAAGCTCCTTATTACTTTCTAACctctgtgagggggaaaaaaaggaagctcCAAGACAACCACATTGCagttaaaaaatatgaatagtCATGGTGACTGactctttttctgtgttgttcTTATTGCTACAGAGTGCCAGAGCACTGATCGAGAAGTAAGTGACCTCTCGTCCTCTGCCCAGTCTGCACCTCAACTGTTATTGCACATGACCGGGCTAGTAATTCTGTATGTTTGGTTTGACCCCAATGACCCCGTCCCTCCTCCCCATCTCAAttgctctcctgtgtctctctccctccctcttttaaTCCCTACTCACATTcatctctctcctgtttctTCCTCCCCCCCACAGGGTGACTGAGGCCACCAGTTCCTCCACAGTGGAGGCCCTGGAGCCAGGGTTTGAGAATATGGACCACTACAAGGTGGACTTCAATGCTGAGGAGAGGGTGCTCTATCAGCTGGACTTTGTCAAAAGTGAGTATCTACAACACTTATGTTAATCATGATGTCATGTTGGCATGTTCATGATGAGGAACTGTGTACATGTTTCACCCCAGTATGAGGCCAAGTATATAAAAACACTTATTACGGCTAGTTATCAGATGAACTCTTTGATGAACAGTTCTATCTCTGGGTCTTTCTTAGTGGTAACAAAGACAGTTTTGAGTACTTCATTCTTATTCATTCAAAAAAGCAAATATCAGGTGCAGACTACATGATTTTTTGATATCAATACAGTTTTACCATTCTTTTCTATTACTTTATCTAAAGACAGAATAAAGCCATAAATACTGCCCCACAGCAAACAAAGGTAACTACACAGAATATTCCCCAAATCATGTGCTGGATCGATTTTCTATTCTCTTCACTTAATTGTTGGAGTTAGGAGTTATGACAATGCATCTGTCGTTGGGGAAGAATCTTAAGATAGTGCAAAAGTGAAGTAGTTTCAATGATATACAGCCATCCATTAGTACATTGCTCTGCTCCACCAGCTGAGGAAGAAGTAGAGGAGGAACCGGAACCGGAGCCAGAACCAGAGCCCGTACCAGAACCTGTCCCAGAgtcagagccagagccagagcagTTGGTAGAGCTGAAAGGGGACAGCTGTGGGGCCAGTGGCCCTCCAGGGGAAACGGAGGACATTAGGGGGCAGGCTGAGGGATGTGCTGACCCTAAGAAAGAGCTCCTGTGTGACCAGGGGCTAAACATCCAGCAGGTACAGACCCTTCACTGAACCTTTGCTCCCTCACTCCCTTTTAGCCCAAATCCCAAAAGTACACTACTGTACCACACAATGTCATTTCCTGAAACTCTCTAATTGTGGATAATGTTTTATATCACAGACATAGCATCACAGTCACTTATGTCaccatttgttttaattcaattaagtgatttctctgtttttcagaaCTCTCCCAGATTTTGTGTTGCTTACAGGAAAATGGTGTGCTGAAAGcatagtctttttttctttcttttcattctcGTTCGTGagataaatggataaaagaCCTCAGCCACCTACAGGGTGTCGTCTCACTCACACGCTTCTTTGCCGTCCTCTTGTGAATATCTGTCACCCCACAAGGACGAGCCGGAGCTGTGGCACGATGAGCATGATGCAGGGGacctggagctccagggcctGCTGGCCGAGGCTAGCGAAGACACCAAGCTGTACCCCAGCTGGTACAAAACCAACAGCTGGCAGGTTGTTAGCCCCAATCTGGCAGTGTCCAGTGAGCCTGCAGAGGGCTCTGACAGTGGGTCCCAGCTGACCAAGCCAGACCCTCATCCCCAGTCCCTGCCCCTGTGGATGGGCAGCAGCTTTGTTCCCGTGGCTTCCGAGGATCCAAATGGCCAGTTAATGAGCGGGGGGTTTGTGTCCTTGGCTGCAGAAGAGAGCTCTGGGCAGGGGGACAGCTCTGTCAGCAGAGGCACTGTGACTTCCACACCCCCACAGGTCAGTTTATCCTGGCCAAGTTGCGGCCCAGTCGACCTGTTCCCTGTCTCCAGCACCATCATGAAGTCATTCCTGCATCATGGCCATCATTGCCTCATCTCAGTCATCCTCTCTGCGGTCACTCTGTTGTACTCAAGGAAGGAAGGACCTGTTTTAGGTGTCTTTACATTTGCCTGATTCCTATTAAAGGAATTTACACATTGATGAAGTTTTGTTATTAAATAAGTTTTTATATGCATCCTTTAGAAATGGAAACAAattcccctgttttttttctttgtggaaCTTGGTGTAGTTAATGGTTAAACCTGGGACAAAATGCCTGGTAAAAGAAGGGTTTAGTCCTGTTTAGACACCTGTGCAAGGTCCTCCCCTCTCTCAATGTATCTGTGTCAGCTTTTCCCCTCCATGTTCTTCCATTCCCTCCATTTCTCCATAGGCCGTCACCCTCGTCTTTTACATCCTGGCTTTGGTGGTCATCCTTCAGCGGGTCTGGGGTCATATTCAGTGCATCACTTGTTCATAGCAAGGCGGGCCAGATGGAACATAAGTGAACTAAGGTATCAATGGGTGGGATGGTGCATAACAATGCTACTGCATCCTATTTGGCCCATGGTAGTCTCCACTCCTTGCTAACCTTAATATCCCTAGTCAAATTAATATGGCACCGATGTCCTCTTGTGTAATCAGTGTCTTTTCACGGTGACAATAATTTGCATGTCAGGGTGAGCTCAGATGTCTTTGTTTGAAGTCCTGTTGTAACACATACTAGATCACGGAATAAAATACTTGCTATTGGTGCAATAAAAATAGCACCGTGTGGAGTAAACTCACAACGCTACTTCGTCAGCTGGTGAAAGTGTGTAATATGTTGCTGATAAAATTGAAGTGGCTGAGTGCCACTGCTTACATAACCTGAGGTTGACTTACATAACTACACTGGTTGACAAGACAACATCTGCTTTCCTGTTTGCTTGAGTGGCCACTTAAAAGGGCACAGCAT
This portion of the Megalops cyprinoides isolate fMegCyp1 chromosome 7, fMegCyp1.pri, whole genome shotgun sequence genome encodes:
- the trim101 gene encoding tripartite motif containing 101, whose protein sequence is MSLPLELGSFHRDQALGTLERQLICPICLEVFTKPVVILPCQHNLCRKCANDLFQPSLFQARGTMVGAGGRFRCPSCRHEVVLDRHGVYGLQRNLLVENIIDIYKQESASSGPPPKPKGQPTCEEHEDEKVNIYCVSCQVPTCSLCKVFGAHKSCQVAPLHDIYQQQKAELSDGISSLVAANDHVQAFISQLEDTCKNIEDNCKSQKQILCEKFDRMYNILEERRKIMLQRITYEQEEKTGHARSLVRAYGEHVENNSKLVETALRTMEEPEMASFLQSARALIEKVTEATSSSTVEALEPGFENMDHYKVDFNAEERVLYQLDFVKTEEEVEEEPEPEPEPEPVPEPVPESEPEPEQLVELKGDSCGASGPPGETEDIRGQAEGCADPKKELLCDQGLNIQQAVTLVFYILALVVILQRVWGHIQCITCS